Proteins from one Peromyscus eremicus unplaced genomic scaffold, PerEre_H2_v1 PerEre#2#chr22_unloc_1, whole genome shotgun sequence genomic window:
- the Gpx4 gene encoding phospholipid hydroperoxide glutathione peroxidase — protein MGRAASGNPGRCRQRGGSPGGRRRRARPRRRPRKRRGPRRRRKACAPRRRRARPRRNDPVVPVPGPLLQEPPQASTCAELLGLCASRDDWRCARSMHEFSAKDIDGHMVCLDKYKGYVCIVTNVASQUGKTDVNYTQLVDLHARYAECGLRILAFPCNQFGKQEPGSNQEIKEFAAGYNVKFDMYSKICVNGDDAHPLWKWMKIQPKGRGMLGNAIKWNFTKFLIDKNGCVMKRYGPMEEPQVIEKDLPCYL, from the exons ATGGGCCGCGCGGCCTCCGGCAACCCGGGACGCTGCAGGCAGCGCGGCGGGTCCCCAGGAGGCCGGCGACGGCGTGCACGTCCACGCCGAAGGCCTCGGAAGCGCCGGGGCCCTCGGAGGAGAAGGAAAGCTTGTGCGCCGCGCCGCCGGAGGGCGCGCCCTCGCCGGAACGATCCGGTGGTTCCGGTGCCCGGGCCTCTGCTGCAGGAGCCTCCCCAGGCCAGCACCTGCGCCGAGCTCCTGGGCTTG TGCGCATCCCGAGATGATTGGCGCTGTGCGCGCTCCATGCACGAATTCTCAGCCAAGGACATCGACGGGCACATGGTTTGCCTGGATAAGTACAA GGGTTACGTGTGCATCGTCACCAACGTGGCCTCGCAATGAGGCAAAACCGACGTAAACTACACTCAGCTAGTCGATCTGCATGCCCGATATGCCGAGTGTGGTTTACGAATCCTGGCCTTCCCCTGCAACCAGTTCGGGAAGCAG GAGCCAGGAAGTAATCAAGAAATCAAGGAGTTTGCGGCCGGCTACAATGTCAAGTTTGACATGTACAGCAAGATCTGTGTAAATGGGGACGATGCCCACCCACTGTGGAAATGGATGAAAATCCAGCCCAAGGGCAGGGGCATGCTGGGAAA CGCCATCAAGTGGAACTTCACCAAG TTTCTCATTGATAAGAACGGATGCGTGATGAAGCGCTATGGTCCCATGGAGGAGCCCCAG GTGATAGAGAAAGACCTGCCGTGCTATCTCTAG
- the LOC131900648 gene encoding basic proline-rich protein-like, with the protein MVTPTPVPTPGEPPPPRPDLHGPGDAGGRPRSHQVAPSSNRQTPRPPSSTPGAAARPPSPPPAVTAAARVPGAPTMVPARPGAARAPHSSAGFSKRLRRPQLISAAGASGSSPHAAGQWTRAAESGLPALGHAH; encoded by the coding sequence ATGGTGACCCCAACACCCGTTCCCACCCCCGGGGAGCCTCCCCCGCCAAGGCCCGACCTTCACGGTCCCGGGGATGCCGGCGGGCGTCCGCGCTCCCACCAAGTGGCCCCTAGTTCTAACCGACAGACCCCACGACCCCCGAGCTCCACCCCGGGCGCGGCGGCCCGCCCCCCGTCCCCGCCCCCAGCCGTGACCGCGGCCGCCCGGGTCCCCGGTGCGCCCACCATGGTGCCCGCCAGGCCAGGCGCAGCCAGAGCCCCGCACAGCAGCGCCGGCTTCAGCAAGCGGCTCAGACGGCCCCAGCTCATCTCGGCGGCCGGAGCCAGCGGCTCCTCCCCTCACGCAGCCGGCCAATGGACGCGCGCTGCCGAGTCTGGCCTGCCCGCCCTCGGCCACGCCCACTGA